In Plasmodium relictum strain SGS1 genome assembly, chromosome: 6, one DNA window encodes the following:
- a CDS encoding mitochondrial preribosomal assembly protein rimM precursor, putative gives MTKCLVILKKLLLVLILPTLFRSFILSLKWSKDQKDISLKKCFFFLNNTYKIKRNITNNLNIFFYKNLFRQKYIFFNKYSKSSCIKKNILFFNFESYINDKKKKSRIPFYKNKAKNIKIKFSLYKSTIKNKIFAFDNDKNKLLEGVENKNNLDILKKDKDKKENYVGNGKEKKDIKKDEEQINLARSFLTDTKYYKRSKYSKAGFLKEKKNDIFTKKKENFISNDFFNDEYNDSYTESKDDLLKNNLKKNMENENISLSTLLIRNYFSDHNRSNDLDLMNKINVNDMKINYISDSINPMNEKKNNNSNNKISFMNEFTVIGEIVGVFGLLGYVKVISFTTFNDIRFKNNCYRYLFMNNYPCPLPIKIINVKESLKINFLYIKFEGIDTRTDALKLKSCLICDDKRTFPEIGENKYISTDLLNFDIYIFNDFTNTSIGKVFSFVSKYDYINSRSIQEISDDLIKIELNKNISLKKVFNIINVAKSNNDSNSENNSSIKNWEPINVLINKNNFNIYEHDENNLNKLKKGSKNNYDTLDNIEGCSYKKIYKCDYCDYVFDNLKEASVHENSHFNSDKELLDNSFEINNQKEKIYEVTQTDVEKIKNVEYFFIPIVKEKTIRCVNYENKKIYLDISTIFLIDDNK, from the exons ATGACAAAATGCTtagtaatattaaaaaagctATTATTGGTTTTGATACTTCCAACACTATTTAGAAGTTTTATTCTTAGCTTAAAATGGTCTAAAGATCAAAAAGAcatatctttaaaaaaatgttttttttttttaaataatacgtataaaattaaaagaaatattacaaataatttaaatatatttttctataaaaatttatttagacaaaaatatatattctttaataaaTACTCTAAAAGCtcatgtataaaaaaaaatatccttttctttaattttgaAAGTTACATaaatgacaaaaaaaaaaaaagcagaattccattttataaaaataaagccaaaaatataaaaattaaattttctttatataaatccacgataaaaaacaaaatattcgCTTTTGATAACGATAAAAACAAACTATTAGAAGGtgtagaaaataaaaacaatttagatattttaaaaaaagataaagataaaaaagaaaattatgtaGGAAacggaaaagaaaaaaaagacataaaaaaagatgaagaaCAAATAAATTTAGCTAGATCTTTTTTAACGGATACAAAATACTATAAAAGAAGTAAATATTCTAAGGCTGGATTcttgaaagaaaaaaaaaatgatatatttacaaaaaaaaaagaaaattttatatctaatgatttttttaatgatgaATATAATGACTCGTATACAGAATCAAAGGATGATTTACTGAAgaataacttaaaaaaaaatatggaaaatgaaaatattagtTTGTCTACTCTATTGataagaaattatttttctgaCCATAATAGAAGTAATGATTTAGatttaatgaataaaataaatgtcaatgatatgaaaataaattatatttcgGATTCAATTAATCCaatgaatgaaaaaaaaaataataatagcaataataaaatatccTTTATGAATGAATTTACTGTTATAGGAGAAATTGTTGGTGTTTTTGGCTTATTAGGTTATGTTAAAGTAATTAGTTTTACTACGTTTAATGATATtagatttaaaaataattgttaCCGATATctttttatgaataattaTCCTTGTCCTTTAccaattaaaataataaatgtgaaagaatcattaaaaataaattttctttatattaaatttgaaGGTATAGATACTAGAACTGATGCATTAAAATTGAAAAGTTGCTTAATTTGTGATGATAAAAGAACATTTCCTGAAATTGGtgaaaataagtatatatcaACAGATTTACTAAATTttgatatttatatttttaatgattttacTAATACGTCAATAGGGAAAGTTTTCAGTTTTGTATCGAAATATGATTACATAAATAGTAGATCTATACAGGAAATATCAGATGATCTTATTAAaatagaattaaataaaaatatatctttaaaaaaagtttttaacATCATAAATGTAGCCAAATCAAATAATGATTCCAATTCTGAAAATAATTCTTCTATAAAAAACTGGGAGCCTATTaatgtattaataaataaaaataattttaatatttatgagcatgatgaaaataatttaaataaattaaaaaaagggagcaaaaataattatgatacTTTAGATAATATAGAAGGCtgttcttataaaaaaatatacaaatgtGATTATTGTGATTATGTTTTTGATAACTTAAAAGAAGCAAGTGTACATGAAAATTCTCATTTTAATAGTGATAAAGAGCTATTAGATAATTCATTTGAAATCAATaatcaaaaagaaaaaatttatgaagtAACACAAACCGatgtagaaaaaataaaaaacgtGGAAta TTTTTTTATTCCTatagtaaaagaaaaaacaataaGATGtgtaaattatgaaaataaaaaaatatacttagATATATCAACTATCTTTTTAATAGATGATAATAAatag